One genomic window of Diospyros lotus cultivar Yz01 chromosome 8, ASM1463336v1, whole genome shotgun sequence includes the following:
- the LOC127808406 gene encoding berberine bridge enzyme-like 8, translating to MKIIHYHLLLLVSIMLPFPFLQAASKSTQENFLHCLREKSNISNHPISAAIFTPTNSSFSSVLRSYAQNLRFASLGAAKPVAVIAAMHESHVQAAVSCARAHGLLIKTRSGGHDYEGLSYQSNVPFVLLDLFNLRSIDIDLKDESLWVQSGAVLGEIYYNIAAKSKNHGFPAGVCPTIGAGGHFAAGGYGNMVRKYGLSVDNIVDARLVDVEGRILDRKSMGEDLFWAIRGGGASFGIVLSWKLKLVAVPNPVTVFRVDRTIEEGATELVYQWQNVAAKLPKDLFIRLEARVINGSGVAKKTVKVSFVAMFLGQAGKLVELMKERFPALGLKRADCKEMPWIESTLFWDNVPEGTSTRVLLDRKHHKKDFVKIKSDYVLEPISKSGLESIWKKMIELEKIRLMQWNPYGGRMSEISVSETPFPHRDALFKIQYVVFWNEESLNASKKYVKVARKFHGFMAPYVSKNPRRAFFPYRDIDVGSSPSCNATYEEAKGGYGWKYFESNFDSLVLVKTKYDRTNFFRNEQSIPPLRLM from the coding sequence ATGAAGATTATTCACTATCATTTGCTGCTTCTGGTTTCAATAATGCTTCCGTTTCCATTTCTTCAGGCAGCATCAAAATCCACCCAAGAAAATTTTCTTCACTGCCTTCGTGAGAAATCCAACATTTCCAACCACCCAATTTCCGCGGCAATCTTCACCCCAACCAATTCCTCCTTCTCATCGGTTCTCCGTTCGTATGCACAGAATCTAAGATTCGCCTCTCTCGGTGCCGCAAAACCAGTCGCCGTCATCGCCGCCATGCATGAATCTCACGTCCAAGCAGCCGTTTCCTGCGCCAGAGCCCATGGCTTGCTGATTAAAACCCGAAGCGGCGGCCATGACTACGAGGGCCTGTCTTATCAATCGAATGTCCCATTCGTCCTCCTCGACCTCTTTAATCTGAGATCGATTGATATTGATTTAAAAGACGAGAGTTTGTGGGTTCAATCCGGAGCGGTACTCGGCGAAATTTACTATAACATTGCGGCGAAGAGCAAGAACCATGGTTTTCCGGCCGGCGTCTGTCCGACGATAGGCGCCGGCGGGCACTTCGCAGCCGGGGGATACGGGAATATGGTGAGAAAATATGGGCTCTCGGTTGATAACATAGTCGACGCTCGGCTTGTTGATGTGGAGGGAAGAATCCTTGACAGAAAATCCATGGGTGAAGATCTGTTCTGGGCTATAAGAGGAGGAGGCGCCAGCTTTGGAATTGTCCTTTCCTGGAAGCTCAAGCTGGTTGCTGTGCCAAACCCGGTGACGGTTTTCCGGGTGGACAGAACCATTGAAGAAGGCGCTACCGAGCTCGTTTATCAATGGCAGAACGTCGCGGCGAAGCTGCCGAAGGATCTCTTCATCAGGCTGGAAGCGAGAGTGATTAATGGAAGCGGAGTGGCTAAGAAGACGGTGAAGGTTTCATTCGTCGCCATGTTTCTGGGTCAAGCTGGGAAGCTCGTTGAATTGATGAAAGAGAGGTTCCCTGCATTGGGATTAAAGAGAGCCGACTGCAAGGAAATGCCTTGGATTGAATCCACCCTCTTCTGGGATAATGTTCCAGAGGGGACCTCGACTAGGGTTTTGCTCGACAGGAAACATCACAAGAAGGATTTCGTCAAGATCAAATCCGATTACGTTCTTGAACCCATCTCCAAGTCTGGGTTGGAATCCATATGGAAGAAGATGATCGAGCTGGAGAAGATAAGGCTAATGCAGTGGAACCCATATGGAGGAAGAATGAGCGAGATTTCGGTGTCTGAAACCCCATTTCCGCACAGAGATGCGTTGTTCAAGATCCAGTACGTGGTCTTCTGGAACGAAGAATCCCTGAACGCCTCCAAGAAATACGTGAAGGTTGCAAGGAAGTTCCATGGTTTCATGGCTCCGTATGTTTCGAAGAATCCAAGACGGGCATTCTTCCCCTACAGAGACATCGACGTCGGGAGCAGTCCAAGCTGCAATGCTACATACGAGGAAGCAAAAGGCGGCTATGGATGGAAGTATTTCGAGAGTAATTTCGATAGCCTGGTGCTAGTGAAGACCAAGTATGATCGTACAAACTTCTTTAGGAACGAACAAAGCATTCCTCCTCTAAGATTGATGTAA